The window CCGCCATCGGCCTCGCCGCCGATCCGCGGGCCAACGATCTGCTCGAAGCCACCGTTCAAAACGAAGAACGGGCCATGCCCATCCGCAGCGCGGCGGCTGCCGCGATTGGCTTGAATAAACCGGGCAAAGAAAAGCTCTTGAAGATCGTCGAAGCCGGCAAGCTGCCGAAGGAACTCAATTTCGTCGCTGCCAATCTCCTGCTGAACGATCCAGCCCTCAAGGATCGCGCGAGCAAATTCCTCACGCTCCCCGCCACGGCCGACAGCAAGCCGTTGCCGCCAGTCGCCGAACTGGTGAAGCGCACCGGCGACGTCGCCGCCGGCAAGCAGTTGTTCAACACGACGGGCACGTGCGTGAAGTGCCACAAGGTCCGCGGCGAAGGCAAGGAAGTCGGCCCCGACCTCTCCGAAATCGGCAGCAAACTCTCGAAGGATGCGTTCTACGTTTCCATCCTCGACCCGAGCGCCGGCATCAGCCACAACTACGAAACTTACACCTTCCTCCTCGCCGACGGCACGGTGCTGAACGGCATCATGGTCAGCCAGACCGACGCCGAGTTTCAGGTGAAAACAGCCGAAGCCATCGTCCGCAAAATCCCGCGCGACGAAGTCGAAGAATTCAAAAAGTCGCATATCAGCCTGATGCCGGCCGATCTGCAAAAACTCCTCACGGCTCAGAACCTAGTCGACGTGGTGGAGTATCTGACGACGCTGAAGAAGCAGTAAGATCACGGGAATCGTTCTGCGCAATCTGGCACAACACCAACGGCTGCGCGCGCGAACCCCCTGGCTTGCGCCGCGGGTTGTGACAGCAAGCCTGACGTCCTGACTATTTTTGAGCCTTCGAGCCAAGAGGCAATGCATGTCGCGTTGGTTTCTCAAATTCCTTGTCGCGTTGCTTGCGATCTCGCCGGCATTCACAACTCGCCCAACGTGCGCGGAGCAGCCCGCTCCACAAAAATGGACGCCAGCTGCCATCGGTGTGACTGGAACCGGAACTGAGATTCCAGCCTGGTTGAGCGCCCACGCCAGGCAACTGAACGCGTCAGAAAATCGGATCGTGGTAATTGGAGGGCATGATAACTCGGGCGCTTCCACTGACTTCGTGAAGAAACTGCTAGAGCGGGCCAAAGTGGCGAGTCCCAGCGTCCAACACAACGATGTCTCGTTCATTCCCGAGGTGTTCCCTAGTGGCTTGCCGGCAGACCTGGCATTGATCGCAGGTGGTAAATATCCGCCGCCAAGCAAAGGATTCTACGACGATAAAGTTCTTCCCGAGCAACGTTACCTATGGCGGTGGGTTGCGATGTATGGCGCAACTTTGGTTATTGATGTTCGCGCCGCTGAAGAGCCAGGACATTGGGCGTCTGAGGACGTCAGTTCTGATCAATTGACAAAGTTGCTTGAAGGCAGTCCCCTCGTAAAAAAGCTGGAAGCGCCTCGAGCGGATCATTTTGTTCGGCAAATCGCCGAAAAGGGAATCGAAGACGTCGGTCAGGTTCCAACACTGTTGATAAAGATCACGGTTGGATCAGTGCCGGCTGAATTAGAGGCGGTTGAAAATATACTGTCTTCACCACCTCCCACAAAATCTTCAGCCCTGAAAGAGCTCAAGCGGCGTGAAGCGCGCACGCCGCGAGACCTCGCCACCGATTTAACAGTCGTCTACGGCCACGATCTCAAACAGGTCGCTTACATTCCCGTGCTGGCCGTTATCGGGCGATTGCGCAGCGCGGAGGCCACCAAAGATGAGAAGGAACTGTCTTCACTCCAAACCTTGCTGAGCCCGTTTGCCAAAGGGGAGCAAAACCCCGTCCCCCGCTCCGGCAGCGACCAGGCCGGTCACTTGCTCTTCGCCGAAATGGCGAAGCGCAGCGAGGGCAAAGAGCGCGAGCGCTGGATTGAATTATGCAAAGCGGCCGCCGATCAGGCGTTCTTCAAAAATGGCGAGCCGCAGCCACTCATGCCTTATCACAACGAGATGAGCGATGCGGTCTTCATGGCCACGCCGATTCTGTGTGCGACGGGAACGTTGACTGGCGAGAAGAAGTATTTCGATGCGGCTGTCGTGCATTTTCGCAACATGAAGAAACTGTGCCTGCGCGAGGACGGGCTCTATCGTCATTCGCCGCTCGACGAAGCAGCGTGGGGACGTGGCAATGGTTTTCCCGCGTTGGGACTCGCTTGGGCGCTGAGTGAGTTTCCCGAGGATCGCGCTGAGTTTGCGGAATTGAAAAAAGACTTTCAGAATCACATTGCTGCGTTGCTGAAGCACCAAGACCATTTTGGCTGTTGGCATCAGGTAATCGACAAGCCGGGGAGCTATCGCGAGTTCAGCGCGACGGCCATGATTGGTTGGGCGATGAAACGGGGTATCGATCGCGGCTGGCT is drawn from Anatilimnocola floriformis and contains these coding sequences:
- a CDS encoding c-type cytochrome, which translates into the protein MLRYSLCFALLLFASQAFSQEVDEATRAKDARRVKALLRLENVDLDTLPEAKASLVRHLETIQGTDEYLELIRRFKLKAAVPQLVKLAIDKGEETLGVEAAKTLLDFAASDAIDNELAGKDSARAAKLIAAIGLAADPRANDLLEATVQNEERAMPIRSAAAAAIGLNKPGKEKLLKIVEAGKLPKELNFVAANLLLNDPALKDRASKFLTLPATADSKPLPPVAELVKRTGDVAAGKQLFNTTGTCVKCHKVRGEGKEVGPDLSEIGSKLSKDAFYVSILDPSAGISHNYETYTFLLADGTVLNGIMVSQTDAEFQVKTAEAIVRKIPRDEVEEFKKSHISLMPADLQKLLTAQNLVDVVEYLTTLKKQ
- a CDS encoding glycoside hydrolase family 88 protein, which gives rise to MKKLLERAKVASPSVQHNDVSFIPEVFPSGLPADLALIAGGKYPPPSKGFYDDKVLPEQRYLWRWVAMYGATLVIDVRAAEEPGHWASEDVSSDQLTKLLEGSPLVKKLEAPRADHFVRQIAEKGIEDVGQVPTLLIKITVGSVPAELEAVENILSSPPPTKSSALKELKRREARTPRDLATDLTVVYGHDLKQVAYIPVLAVIGRLRSAEATKDEKELSSLQTLLSPFAKGEQNPVPRSGSDQAGHLLFAEMAKRSEGKERERWIELCKAAADQAFFKNGEPQPLMPYHNEMSDAVFMATPILCATGTLTGEKKYFDAAVVHFRNMKKLCLREDGLYRHSPLDEAAWGRGNGFPALGLAWALSEFPEDRAEFAELKKDFQNHIAALLKHQDHFGCWHQVIDKPGSYREFSATAMIGWAMKRGIDRGWLDKKEYQPALDWAWQAAKQRIVPKGVIVDICTGTGKQKSLRDYYDRPAIWGVDARGGAMALMFATEMMNAEKP